In Paracoccus sp. N5, the DNA window CCGCCAGCGCCGGCACGAAACCGGCGCTGCGGGCGGCCTCGGCGAAGGACTGCCGCGCCGCGCCGACCGGGACAAGGCAGTTCATCGCCGCCTCGACCTGGCGCAGCGCCTGGCCGCGGGCCGGGTCGGCCACCGGCCATTTGCGGCGCAGCCAGTAATGCGCCTGTTCGATGGTG includes these proteins:
- a CDS encoding DUF982 domain-containing protein codes for the protein MIEIQWGTPLSFVVSPEGDVQKFSTIEQAHYWLRRKWPVADPARGQALRQVEAAMNCLVPVGAARQSFAEAARSAGFVPALAA